One genomic window of Verrucomicrobiia bacterium includes the following:
- a CDS encoding bifunctional 3,4-dihydroxy-2-butanone-4-phosphate synthase/GTP cyclohydrolase II: MKERFDSIESVVADLRKGRMVIVVDDADRENEGDLILAAEFVTPSAINFMAKYGRGLICVPTTSERLQQLGIERMVKQNRESFKTDFQISVDAARAIGSGISAADRAETIRIMAEPTAVPEDLVQPGHVFPLRAAVGGVLQRAGHTEAAVDLVKLAGCRPIAVICEIMSDDGTMARLPELKKFAKKHKLKLCTIADLIEYRRTREKLIERVEVVKMPTDYGDFALHLYRSKLDGKHHLALVHGDLTGKKNVLVRVHSECLTGDVFGSRRCDCGPQLHQAMRQIADAGVGVLVYMRQEGRGIGLAPKIQAYKLQEQGYDTVEANQKLGYGMDLREYGLGAQILADLGLKTIKLLTNNPKKIVGLEGHGLKIVQQVPIRSNPNPHNANYLETKRKKMGHLL, encoded by the coding sequence ATGAAAGAGCGGTTTGATTCGATCGAATCTGTTGTGGCCGACTTGCGCAAAGGCAGGATGGTAATCGTGGTCGACGATGCCGATCGGGAAAATGAGGGCGATTTGATTCTGGCGGCGGAGTTCGTCACTCCGAGCGCCATCAATTTCATGGCCAAATACGGCCGCGGCTTGATTTGCGTTCCCACCACATCCGAGCGGCTCCAGCAGCTTGGCATCGAGCGCATGGTCAAACAAAACCGCGAAAGCTTCAAAACCGATTTCCAGATCAGCGTCGATGCCGCCCGCGCCATCGGCAGCGGCATCAGCGCTGCGGATCGTGCCGAGACGATTCGCATCATGGCAGAGCCGACGGCGGTCCCTGAGGACCTCGTCCAGCCCGGCCATGTGTTTCCACTGCGCGCGGCCGTGGGCGGAGTGCTCCAACGCGCTGGCCACACGGAGGCCGCCGTGGACCTCGTCAAACTGGCGGGTTGCCGTCCGATTGCCGTGATTTGTGAAATCATGAGCGACGACGGCACGATGGCCCGCCTGCCGGAACTCAAGAAATTCGCGAAAAAGCACAAGCTGAAACTCTGCACGATTGCGGACCTGATCGAATACCGGCGGACGCGGGAGAAATTGATCGAGCGCGTGGAAGTCGTGAAAATGCCGACGGACTACGGCGACTTTGCGCTGCACCTGTATCGTTCCAAGCTGGATGGCAAACACCACCTGGCACTCGTTCACGGGGACCTCACAGGAAAGAAGAACGTATTGGTGCGCGTTCACAGTGAATGCCTAACGGGCGATGTTTTTGGCTCGCGCCGCTGCGATTGCGGCCCGCAACTGCACCAGGCCATGCGGCAGATTGCAGATGCAGGGGTTGGCGTCCTGGTTTACATGCGGCAGGAGGGCCGCGGGATTGGATTGGCGCCGAAGATCCAGGCCTACAAACTTCAGGAACAGGGATACGACACCGTCGAAGCAAACCAGAAACTCGGTTACGGAATGGATTTGCGGGAATACGGCCTGGGCGCGCAAATCCTGGCGGACCTTGGGTTGAAGACAATCAAGCTGCTCACGAACAATCCCAAAAAGATCGTCGGTCTGGAAGGTCACGGATTGAAAATTGTCCAGCAGGTGCCGATTCGCTCGAATCCCAACCCGCACAACGCGAATTACCTCGAGACCAAACGGAAGAAGATGGGGCACCTGCTTTGA